Part of the Quercus robur chromosome 5, dhQueRobu3.1, whole genome shotgun sequence genome, ttaattttatatgattttgaaaGTTTATGTTCAACTAATGAAACTATATGCTAAATTTGTAATAatcttaaatttcaaaatttaatttgaagaattttaaaTATGTACGTTTTAAATCGAAACTATTCTTAAAATAgagaatataaatataatttatgtagATGACATCTAAAGGTTGAAATGCTCTTGAGCTAATATATCAAGTTCCTCttactgtttttctttttcctaattTGTTTCGGGCCCTATTAATTTAACAAGATTCTCATGCATTTAGAACCCTTCTAGGGCAATCTATATATGTTTCACTTTCACTAGAAGAGCATATATCACGCTAACAACATAGGTAACTCAACTTTTGACATCtccaaatcctccaaatctTTCTAAGAGATTCagaatttaaatttctcatCGTTCGACTATCGATATATAGAAAAATACCTAAatagtaatataaaaaaaccGGCACGGTATATACTTTTGTTTCATGCAGGTTATTACAATATGCTTAATTAATTCGTGTGATTGAAGAACTTTAATGAGAAGTTGGATAGCTTCTCTATATACTTAAAGTTATGacccacaaaaataataaaaagtattttaattaaaaaaaaaaaaatccaaaccatCTATATCCATCAAGTAGCTAGCTAGTGGGCCTCGTTAAAGAAAGTATATCACATTTGCCATTTATCTCTGACTTAAGTGTTTGGGCGGTGAGAGgacttttgatatatatttgaAGAAATCAGAAGAGAAcgaaacaagttttttttttccatccatgttACTATTGGTTAGTGGTAGAAGAAGGGGGCCATGGTGGTTTCTTGAACTTGTCTTAATTAGTCATGTGTTATTATTGCATATTTTATGGAGGGTAAGAATTTGCTGCAAATTAAGTTGCAACAACTCCTACAAAATGCATATATGTCAAGTGGTAATTTGGTGAAAAATTCaatcttgaaaataaaattttcatttaaatataaatatgaatagGTGTCTATCTGAGGCATTTACACCTGTGCATTTTTGTAGAAGTTGCTGTAACTTAGTTTATAgcaaatatttatcattttatggATTTCTCGTCTTGACCCTCTCAAGAGATcaaattagatatatatattttttttaaattttataaaaaatgtcatggttagatattaatatgaaaaattttagaGTTAATAATAATCTGAATAATAACGtcatctcaaaaataaaaagattaataaTGCATTATAACAATTCAGACTCTTGTATTAGGTTTCGAGAGCTCTCAAACTCATGGATAGTTCAATGTATTTATCAGCATCTGACCTTGAGCTGTGGATCATCTAAGACAAATTgtcaataaaaatcaaaaactaatttaagTGCTTGTAAATATCATTCGAATGTGACATTAACACTTCATTAATTTATGTAGCTTACTAAGTAATGAACGGCCATCAcgttacataaaaatatgtaatacaATTGTCAAAATTATTtgattcatatatttttaaggAACCATAGTTTTATATGTCTTTCATACACCATCTATGGGAACCAATTGTCAATTCCACACATTTATCCATAGGAATTGATCTGTACATTCCTATGTATTGGAACATGTGCTTCACCGTGATCTCGACAATACTCCTTTATTAgaccttttttttagaatcttttgTGTGGACCTTTAGGCTTTTACTCTGTCCCCACTAGGAAGGGACTCTGAACACCTTGTCACCTTCATCATAAGCCACCTTGAGCTTTGATACTATTTGTTAGAGAGATAATACCTTAGGAAGCCTCCAACTAAagagttaatataacatatagagacaccatttaacccaaaataCTTAAACACACTTCTAACAACCTTAAGTAGAGATGACGTCCCACTTAACTCATTTTGTCCCGCACAAGTTTCCTTGTCCCAAATAGGTGACGAGACAAAGACTTTACCCCGCCTTGCCCGAATGtgtgtatttgtatttttaattaatatttatttaaataatttaatctttttattaaaatgctATTTATAAgctatgctctctctctctctctcatgattGTCATCACTACCTTATTAAAGCTGGAACTACCTTCAAGATGGCTAAATACCTCCAACCCTACTCCATGCAGATTCCCCCCTCCTTGAAGATGGAATAGGATGGGGGTGGGCATCCCTGTTCCAACCATACTCTACCTTATCGTCATCCCTATCTTTAAGTATCATATACAAGGAATAACTATCATGTACAATTAACAGCCCCTATATTTGCAACCACAGTCTAGGAACTAGCTCTAGTTTCCAACTACTTATTATTTTGACACATTTCCATGGTGCTAACACATTAACAAAAACTGTCTTTGCATACATTTCTCGGTCTAtgttgttagaattatggttaaatgattaaatttaccattttataacattttaaatttttaggacAATTGACAATTTAAAATAATCTCAGAACACGAGATCCTGAGTCTGATTCTTGTtccatttaaaatataaaaaatctcaTATGTTAGGTCTTAGTTATTAACTGACAGTTTAGGAAGCCCACGCGTAAGGGAAagtattaaatttatgattaaatgattaaattcattgtattctaatagtttaagcttttagGAAAATGAGTAATTTAATACATGTATCAACATGTGGAGGACTTGGACCAATTTAATGTCACCTCCTAGTTTGGCTAGCACAACCCACACTATTTATACATCATCATCGCCATCCATATGCAACACAGTCACACTTGGCCAAGCAAACCCCTCCTTAAACTTGAATTTTAGACATAATCTAGCATGCCACCATGTTCAAGCAGTTCGACCTTGCCTTGCACACATGCATCCTGCCAAGGGCGGCTCTACATTTAAGTGAGGTGGTCACATGACTACTCTGACTTGCAaaataatgtatatatatacatgcaaaaaaatgtatagactaaactaacctattgtgagcaccctaataaaaatattgaacaCCCTTATTTAAGAATCATAAAAATTTgggttcaataaaaataagagtgACGCtgcatccataacatttttacaataattttacaacaaatcttatgtgataagttgttattgattctaatttagGCCCAATAGTGATAccacttttttacttttattataaaaatgttgtgtacgTAGCATTACTCCAATAATAATTCTGACCTcccaaacataatccttaaccccttaaacaaaaaaacataaaaataaaaaaataaaaaattcttaaataacatcaataaaaataaactcaaataaCCAAACTAAAACAAGACTATaccaaacaacaacaagtgAACACATATCAAGGGTGTCACCATTTATAATTGAAGTTTACAATAGAAATAAACCTTTAATTCTAAAGTTGCCTCAAGTAGAATTTATAATATGACCCCATCACACTTCAAGCACCTTTGACTCTTCTGtcttgaaaattttcacatGAACCTTGTTCGTAACTTCGAGAATATTCTCAAAGATTCCTTCACAAAAATGGACTGTAGTTGCTTAATGGTTTTAGCCATGATCACTAATATTCAACTATATCATCTTCAAATTCTCTTTCTAGATCTCTAGCATGATACTAGTGAAGAGATAAACTCATCAAAATCAAGTCCTAAAACATAGGATCCAACtcctatttaaaataaaatacaaattgaaattaaattgatGATGCACAAGATCGTCAGCAAGAGTGAGCAGATGGAACCCTTCGTTGTGCGAGAGAGTATGCTTAAtgatggtcaccggtgtggtgcctgccacaacgtctccgatgccaaagttagaatgGTAAATAGAAATCAAGAATCAGAATATGATCTCAAGATGTCAGTATGTGTCTGTGTATCTCGTACCTTCTGTTGACTGTGTGAGAGCTTTATACTTGCGGCCTTGGGGGCTAGCCGTTGGGGTGGTTAATGCTTTCTCAAGTAACGCCCCTGGTCCAataatgagacttttaagaggTTCCCAACGGTCTGCTGGGTTGATTTCGTAACAGCTCAGGTCattgattgactgcattgaatgACTCCCTGCCTTCGTTAGTGATGATAACTTTCTTCGTTGTTCCTGATGACTTCGTCAAGGATGCTTCCTTCGTCATTAATGTTATCTTCGTCCTTGGGATGTAGCATCGTCATTCCCATCATAAATCATAATCTTCATCCTCATCATAATTTACTAGATAAATCCTCATCCTAATCTACTGCAAAACattattcaaattcaaacttCTTCAACCGTTGCATAATTATTTGCCATGTGACCTTGGGACACAACCGACAAAGAGagcattagggttttgaactTTGGTGGCATGACATAGGATCTCTTTATTTGTGCATGACATAGAAGCCAAATAGATCCCTGCTCTTATCACCTTGTTGACCAGGGATCTGGAGCCGGCATGGTCGCTATAGATTCCTCCGTGTACTTCTTCCAGGATGTATTTGGCTTCTTCCTCGTCGACGCACTTTAAGTAaggcatagagaagcctctcttgtacaagaCGTCATTCAGGATCGTGAACCTGGCTGCTCTCTTCTTGACAATGTTCTGAGGTAGGTGCCTGTCCTGGAGGAAGGATATTATGGGCGTCATCCAGGTGTCTGTGCTCTGGATGGTGAACACCGCAACCTCTTCAATACTAGGGTGTTTCTGGACCTCTATTGCCAAGTCCATGCTTGTCCTTCCTTCTTTTGATGACGCTAGCTTTGATACTTCGTCGGCCCCAATATTCTGGCTTCTTGGGATCTGTACGAACTCCACTGTGTCGAACTCCTGAGTTAGTTGCCTTGTCAGTTTtaggtatttctgcatcctttcttcctttgcctCGTACTCTCCACTGATCTGTCCGATTACCAACTTTGAATCACTCTGGATCAACAAGTTTCTGGCACCAAGAGCTTTCCCAAGCCTCAGGcccgtcaatattccttcataCTCAGCTTCGTTATTGGTGGTTGGGAATTTTAGTTGAACCCCATATTTCATTACTTCTCCGTCGGGGGtggttatgacgacccctactccccccttcttttgggctgacgaaccatTTGTCTGTATTGTCCATTTATCAACTCCGTCAGTAACTCCGTCTTCGTCTGGAAAAGTGAATTCAGCGATGAAGTCGGCCAGAGATTGCACCTTGATAGCTGTTCTTGGATGGTACTCAATGTCAAATTGGCTAAGTTCAATCGCCCACTGGACCATTCTCCCTGCTGCTTCTggtttgttcattgatttcttgattGGTTGATCCATCATCACAAGGATAGGATTCGATTGGAAATATTGCCCGTGCTTGCGCGAGGCTACTATTAGTGCAAACGCAATCTTTTCGATCCTTGGGTATCTAAACTCAGCT contains:
- the LOC126728450 gene encoding uncharacterized protein LOC126728450 yields the protein MKLNPSKCVFGIASGKFLGFMVFQRGIEVNPEKVRAIIDMASPKTVKDVQKLTGRIAALNRFISRATDKCLPFFKTLKQAFAWTDECEAAFQELKQYLSSPPLLSSSKEGENLYLYLAVSASAVSAALIREEGKKQLPVYYVSQAFQGAEFRYPRIEKIAFALIVASRKHGQYFQSNPILVMMDQPIKKSMNKPEAAGRMVQWAIELSQFDIEYHPRTAIKVQSLADFIAEFTFPDEDGVTDGVDKWTIQTNGSSAQKKGGVGVVITTPDGEVMKYGVQLKFPTTNNEAEYEGILTGLRLGKALGARNLLIQSDSKLVIGQISGEYEAKEERMQKYLKLTRQLTQEFDTVEFVQIPRSQNIGADEVSKLASSKEGRTSMDLAIEVQKHPSIEEVAVFTIQSTDTWMTPIISFLQDRHLPQNIVKKRAARFTILNDVLYKRGFSMPYLKCVDEEEAKYILEEVHGGIYSDHAGSRSLVNKVIRAGIYLASMSCTNKEILCHATKVQNPNALFVGCVPRSHGK